The Thermostichus vulcanus str. 'Rupite' genomic interval GAGAACTCTCGCAACGGGTGGAAGCCTTGAGCCAGCGCATCGGCTGGAAGCGACACCTGATTGCCGAAACCGACCTGAATGATGTCAAGATCATCACCCCTCGGGAGCAGGGGGGCTATGGGATAGATGCGCAGTGGTGCGATGACTTTCATCACTGTGTGCACACCTTGCTCACGGGTGAACGCGAAGGCTACTACGAAGACTTTGGCCGGTTAGAGCAATTGGCCAAATCCTACCGAGAAAGCTATGTCTTTTCCGGGCAATACTCTCCCCACCGGGCCAGACGCTATGGCAACTCCGCCGCTCAGCGACCGGGATCCCAGTTTGTCATCTGCATTCAGAATCATGACCAAGTGGGTAACCGCATGTGGGGGGATCGCCTCAGCCAGCTCACCTCTTTTGAGGGGTTAAAACTGGCGGCAGCCGCTTTACTCTTGGCCCCGATGTTGCCGATGCTCTTCATGGGAGAAGAGTATGGCGAAACAGCACCCTTCCAGTATTTTGTTAGCCACGGGGATCCCGACTTGGTAGAAGCTGTGCGGCAGGGTCGCAGACGAGAATTTAGCGCCTTTAGCTGGAAAGGAGAAGTGCCGGATCCCCAATCGGAGGAGACGTTTAACCGTTCCAAACTCAATTGGAATCTCAACTCAGCCGGTCAACACCAAGCCCTTTGGCGGTGGTATCAAACGTTGATTCGGTTGCGCAAAACGCTCCCCGCTTTACAAAGTTTTGAGAGATCCACCGTTCAGGCCGATCTCTTCGCAGAATCGGGTTTAGCTCTGCAGCGGCAGCAGGGATCCGATCTTCTTATCGCCCTATTTAATTTCCACCCAGAACATTCGATGGCCTATTCCGGCTGGCCGGCTGGCTCTTGGCAAAAACTTCTGGATAGTCAGGATCCCGACTGGCTGGGTTCCGGCTCAACAATGCTCCCCCAAACGACAGGGGATCCTGTTGAGGTGCCTGCCTATGGAGTAGGGGTTTACCGGCAGAAGGGTAGTTAAAAATCTCTGCGGTTGTTTGAAAGGGCTTCCCATCCAACAGGAGCTCAGTTCACCTTCACACCGCGAAAGTAGAGGGTATCGGGCAAAACAATCGGGGCTTGTTCAACCCTTTGCTCGGCTACCTTTTGACCCCGATAGGTGAGGGGCTTTTGCACAGGAGCGGCATTCCCAGAGGGCTTGCTCAAAGGTTGGCCGCGATAGGTCAACACCGGTTTGGCAGGGTTGGTGGTAGGGGGAGCAACCTGCATTTGTCCCTTGGGCTGCACCGGTACACTCGCCAAGAGCTGAGCCCATACTTCTGCGTGGTCGTTAAATTCCACCACGATGCTGCGAAACCCGCTCTCTACATCCGTCCGACAAGCAGCTACCGCGTCTTGGGTGCGCTTATACAGTTTCCGAATCGCGTAAAAGTGGTTTTGGAATTTAATCGCCTCCACCAGGCCCTGGGGGGTAGAAGCCCAAAAGCCGCTATCTGCATCGCTGTAATCCAGGATGACCATGATTGCTCTCCACGGGATATTTCGAGATTTCCCAGCTTTACTGGTTTTTATATCAGATGCAATGGATCACAACAGTGCGACTGATCACATTCGCAATCGATTTTAATCCGTAAATACCTCTATTTCCCCAGACACTATCCACCCACATCCCCCTGGGGGGCTTGGTGAATGGCAAAGGGCAAGCTAATCTGGATGACTCAGGCAGATTGGGGAAAGTGCGGTGCAAATCCGCCACTGTGACGCAACTGTGATGGGATCCCTCCCTCAGCCAGAATGCCCACCTGCCCCTATCCCACAACCCTTGCGATTCACAAGGAACGGAGTTTTTGTGTTCGACTTGCTCAGTACCGCCGCGTCCACCCCGCTTTCTCCATCTACGCCTCAGCCCCTACCCCTGTTGCTCATTGGCCACGGATCCCGGGATCCCCAAGGACGGCAAGCTTTTCTCGAACTGGCCCAAGCCTACCAAGCCCGTACCCCCCACCGGCCCGTGATCCCCTGTTTCTTGGAGTTGACCGAGCCGAGTATTGCCCAAGGGATCCAACAGTGCATCGCCCAAGGTTGGCAGGAAGTGGTGGCACTGCCGCTGCTGTTGTTTGGGGCTCGTCACAACAAGTTTGACGTGACGGTGGAGTTGGATCGGCTGCAAGCCCTGTATCCACAGTTGCGTATTCATTACAGTGGACCCCTGGGGATCCGCAGCGAAATTCTGCAACTGCTGCGAGCGCGTTTGAGGGCTTTGTTGGCTGCTCAACCTCCAGGGATCCCGGACTCGGAAACCGTGCTGCTGTTTGTTGGTCGTGGATCCAGCGATCCGGAAGCCAATGCCGAAACCTGTAAACTGGCCCGCCTGCTTTGGGAGGGATCCGGTTTTCGCGCCGTCGAGACTTGTTTTATCGGCATTACCCATCCGCGCCTACCGATGGGGTTTGAACGAGCGTTGTTGTGGCAACCGCGCCGGGTGATCGTTTTGCCCTACTTCCTGTTTACTGGCGTGTTGGTGAAAAAAATCGAGGCTGCCATCCAGGAACAACGGCTCCTTCATCCAGGGATGGACTGGCTGGGTCTACCGGAACTGGGCATTGTCGATACGATTTTGCAGAGCCTGCGCCAACTGGAACAGGAAGCCCGACAGGGCCAAACCCAAATGAATTGTCACCTATGCAAGTTTCGACTGGCGGTAAAAGAATGGGCCAGTGCTCAACATACCCATCCTCACGACAATGCTACGCATCGCTTACGCGATCACGGCCACTCCCCCAGCCACAGTCATCACAACCACAGTCATAGCCACTCCCATCATGGGCATGACCCTACCCATGCGGATCCTTGGGCTCAGATCGAGGATTATCACCAACGGGCCTGGCAAGTACCCTAGTGGGGGCGGATCCCAGAGGGTCGAGCTCGCGATGGACAAGATAAACTCTCAAGATAGACTCTTAATTATTAATTACAGGCCAGTTCTCAACTGGCTAACGCTCTGATTTGTTCGGGTCATGATGGTTTCCCGCTCCTCTTGGGTCTCTGGTGCCGCTGCTGCGGGGATCGGGATCATGACATGGGCTTTGGTGGTGGGGCTGTTGGATCAGATGATGCCAACTCTACCCAAACTGTCGATCTCGCTGGCTTGGATCCCTGGGATCCTGGCGGGCCTTGGGGCAACTTATGGGGCTTTGAGCACCCTGAGACTGGCCCTGCAATCGGAGTCTTGGACTGACTTTCGTGCGTCGCTGTTGGCCACTTGGGTGCCTTTTGATCCAGCAGACCATGGAGGTAAGCCCCGGCAACCTGCGGTGGATCCCCGCCCTGGGCAAATTGCACAAGAGATCCAACAAATTCAGCTACGCCATCAAAAGACCCTGAACCGCATCAAGCAACAGGTGCAAGCGGAGATCCAAACCTGTGAACGAGCCCAGGCCCAACTGCGCAACGAACAACAACGGTGTCAAGTACTTCAGGCCCAGGCCCAGCAGTTGCAACAGTACCTACAGACATTACCCCCTCACACGCCTCCCCCATCCCAAACCTCCAACTCCCAAACATCCAACAAGGAGCGAGAACTGCGCCAAAAGCTTCGTCAGCTGCAATCTCAAATTGTTACCCTCAAAACAGAATTGGAACGGCAAGGGATCCAGCTGCAACACTCCGAAACAGAACGCGCCCAACTGCAACAACAGCAGCAAAAGCTGAAGCGTCTCTTGCGCCGCGCAAAAGCTGAAAACCAAGAGCTCCGCTCACAACAAGAGCATCGGGCCAAACAGATGGAACAAACCCAACAGGAACTACAGGCTTTGCAAAGCTCCTACCGTGCCCTACAAGTCTTGCAGGAAGTGGAATCGGGTTTACCCCAAAGTGATTCCGCCTGAGTTATCTTTCCCCCAACTCTTTTCCAAACAAAGGGTGGCTAGGGCGCAACGGAAACCATTGGGACTGGGAACCTCCTCTCAAAGCAGCACCATCAACCCAATGGCAACCACGACCCCAATGACACCCCACACCCGCTGCCAGAAGGGATGATGACTGGTCACAACCTGGCCTTGAGGCTTTTGGAAATGGTCCAGATCCATCCAGGCAGCCACCCCTCGCCGGAACCAGCCCACCGCGGATCCCTGCTCACCGATCAACCCTTCCACTTGGTTTGCTCCAAACAAGAAGTTGCCCAACGGCCCAAAGCGAGAGGCATAGCGCAAGAAGATCATCCCGGACTCATCCTGAAACTTTAGATCCGAGCCAAAACGATATCCGGCATCGCCCCGCCCGATCACCCGTCCTTGGAGTTGCATGGGCAAACCGCGTAAGGGGCTGGCATAGGGGTTGCTCATTGCCTTCAACACATTCAACGCCGGAGGATTATTGAGGCTGGGGTACATCACCGTCGTTTTCAGCAATTGTCCCACACTGCCTCCCAAAACTATCCATCCAGCAAAGATCCCAAACTGCCCCGCTAATAAGGCCGGGATCCCCAACAGCGTTCCCAAAATGACCCCTATCCAAACAGCATTTAGCAACACCACATCCAGAGCGAAGCCCCCGTAGAGCTGTTGTCGGTTCAGATGTTTACCCTGCGCCGCCACGGTGGCCATATCAAACTCTACTGGCAGATCCAGTTGTTCGGCATAAGTTCCCAGGGCGCGTACCCGTTTACCTGTTAGCGGATGTGTAGAATTCAACTCCATCCACCAAGCCCAGGGGTTAAACAGATCCCACAAAAACACCTTGCCCACCTGGCTGGGATCCGCAGCCACCCGATAGGCAGTACCGGCAGTTGTAGCCGCCTTGGCATCATAAATCCCTAGGGCACGGGTGCCTTCCAAGAGACGGGAGCTGCGCCGACGGGTTTCCTCATCTTGTTCCCGTTCTCCTTCCTCCACAATGCCATAGGCAATTTTCACCAAAGCCCGCGAGAGTGCATTGGGGTTGCCGGTTACTTCAGCAGCAAAGTGGTCGGCGAAATACTCCCGTACCCGCGAGAGGTAAAGCAACAGGTAGGATCCCACCACGTAAAAGATATAGGCAATAAACGCCAGCGAGCGGATGTTTTTGGCAGCCTTGCTATCGCCACGAATGTCGCGCACGTAGGCATAAATCAAATAGGTAATCTGCACCAACGTCGAAACCAGGGTCATGACGGCAAAGTCCCAGTGGATCACATGTCCCAACTCGTGGGCATAGACTGTCGCCACTTCCCCATCTTCCAAGTAGGTAAACAGCCCTTCGCTGACGACAATACGGGCGGTGTCGGGCAGGCTGCCGTAGGTAAAAGCAGTAGGGTTCTGGTCACGGATCAGCCCCAACTTCGGTTGCTTCAGCTTGTGTTTTTGACAG includes:
- a CDS encoding M48 family metalloprotease gives rise to the protein MNELQITQWLEQALQNPRLKLQVKTQPIRDGESEAYALVVMINRPADLTLDYEELTSWFQTTVSAHYPQVKSLALYSRPIGQHAADWKTQIKLQQSAPPDPVSPAADPHEPLDLSRFCFTDNRLLLTTDLPKPPGLLCQAILAFHRLTTEQKREVLPLLPTLFENPTSVSTVMLSVEAALWLEPLKTLNQHQLRLLSIWLSRYCFNPNTTLMELESVPPTPNRTTGQLKRSNRAPQMGVSLTLASFAGNLTAASAVTVGLLFGMVFVLSLAIIASLEGGFSFAYLIFSILITLAFNGLIFFLSPFLMDLTQGWLYGTEWVSLAEIKRRSPETAEVIERVCQKHKLKQPKLGLIRDQNPTAFTYGSLPDTARIVVSEGLFTYLEDGEVATVYAHELGHVIHWDFAVMTLVSTLVQITYLIYAYVRDIRGDSKAAKNIRSLAFIAYIFYVVGSYLLLYLSRVREYFADHFAAEVTGNPNALSRALVKIAYGIVEEGEREQDEETRRRSSRLLEGTRALGIYDAKAATTAGTAYRVAADPSQVGKVFLWDLFNPWAWWMELNSTHPLTGKRVRALGTYAEQLDLPVEFDMATVAAQGKHLNRQQLYGGFALDVVLLNAVWIGVILGTLLGIPALLAGQFGIFAGWIVLGGSVGQLLKTTVMYPSLNNPPALNVLKAMSNPYASPLRGLPMQLQGRVIGRGDAGYRFGSDLKFQDESGMIFLRYASRFGPLGNFLFGANQVEGLIGEQGSAVGWFRRGVAAWMDLDHFQKPQGQVVTSHHPFWQRVWGVIGVVVAIGLMVLL
- a CDS encoding sirohydrochlorin chelatase — its product is MFDLLSTAASTPLSPSTPQPLPLLLIGHGSRDPQGRQAFLELAQAYQARTPHRPVIPCFLELTEPSIAQGIQQCIAQGWQEVVALPLLLFGARHNKFDVTVELDRLQALYPQLRIHYSGPLGIRSEILQLLRARLRALLAAQPPGIPDSETVLLFVGRGSSDPEANAETCKLARLLWEGSGFRAVETCFIGITHPRLPMGFERALLWQPRRVIVLPYFLFTGVLVKKIEAAIQEQRLLHPGMDWLGLPELGIVDTILQSLRQLEQEARQGQTQMNCHLCKFRLAVKEWASAQHTHPHDNATHRLRDHGHSPSHSHHNHSHSHSHHGHDPTHADPWAQIEDYHQRAWQVP
- the treZ gene encoding malto-oligosyltrehalose trehalohydrolase, with translation MNHSSFSFAPTHRVGAYPLGSGGYRFRVWAPLLPQVELKLLSPIEQRLSMQQDAEGYWQAELEGIPEGPLDYLFVLHQEQGQVERPDPASRWQPHGVHGPSRVLHPDFAWQDSAWPGIPLEQWILYELHVGTFTPEGTFAAIIPRLPELLDLGVNVLELMPVAQCPGGRNWGYDGVYPYAVQTAYGGATELKQLVNACHQVGMAVILDVVYNHLGPEGNYLREFGPYFTDKYHTPWGSALNFDDRYCDGVREFFLQNAEFWLEEFHLDGLRLDAIHAIYDFSARPFLGELSQRVEALSQRIGWKRHLIAETDLNDVKIITPREQGGYGIDAQWCDDFHHCVHTLLTGEREGYYEDFGRLEQLAKSYRESYVFSGQYSPHRARRYGNSAAQRPGSQFVICIQNHDQVGNRMWGDRLSQLTSFEGLKLAAAALLLAPMLPMLFMGEEYGETAPFQYFVSHGDPDLVEAVRQGRRREFSAFSWKGEVPDPQSEETFNRSKLNWNLNSAGQHQALWRWYQTLIRLRKTLPALQSFERSTVQADLFAESGLALQRQQGSDLLIALFNFHPEHSMAYSGWPAGSWQKLLDSQDPDWLGSGSTMLPQTTGDPVEVPAYGVGVYRQKGS